The ANME-2 cluster archaeon genome contains a region encoding:
- a CDS encoding roadblock/LC7 domain-containing protein, translated as MKNIGGIEACAIVSRDGLLMSSDMPDGIMGETFAAMSATMLGAAETATT; from the coding sequence TTGAAAAATATTGGTGGCATTGAAGCATGCGCCATTGTCAGCCGTGATGGGCTTCTAATGAGTTCTGATATGCCTGATGGCATAATGGGTGAAACCTTTGCTGCCATGTCTGCGACTATGCTGGGAGCTGCAGAAACAGCTACTACATAA